Below is a window of Salvelinus fontinalis isolate EN_2023a chromosome 31, ASM2944872v1, whole genome shotgun sequence DNA.
GTATGTACATATGGTGTAATTACATGGGACCCTGGATAATACAGTGTTTCTGGCCTTTAACTCCGCCCATTACATTCACCACAAATAAACTCACTGTATATGGAATACATATGGGCTTTTAGAGAAAAAACTATTCTATGTGCCGCAGTAAAAGTATGCATGTTTTGGGGTCTATTTTTTACATACACAcggtttataaatgaggcccaaGGTCTGTTTGGCAAGCATTCTACCCCCACAGCGGGGCGACGAACAAAAAGTAGCCAGGCAAAGTCTGTCTGAACAGCGGAGCATGGGCCTGCCTATTCGTTGTAGTAAAATTACACAATTACACAATCATTCATCAATATGAAAATATATGATTCTTAAAGTTATGCTACAGCGCGGAACATGTACAGTAGGTTATTTCTACGTAAATACGTCATATTTATCTTACCCCAGCCTTGATCAGTAGTGTAGGGCCCTGGATTAATTTTACTTTCACTTTCCGTTCAGCGTAAcagttttcaaaataaaagttcccATCAGAATAACAAAAACGCGTCAATAACCGATATTTATTCATGATATGAGAAATAATTGTGCTATTTTTTTTCATATTTAAGTTTCATTTGCAACATATGGGTTTTAAAACATGTTCCAAGGTCAAATAAATGCCCCCAGTGCAAATCACTGTATTTGAAATACATATGTATTTGAAATACATATTGGCTTAAAAGCAAAATATTCTAGGTGTTGAAGTAAAAATATTGTAGGGTCTGTAGAATGTATATTTAAGTGATAAttcccgagaagccggtgtttggaggatatattggcacgggtgttgcaGTGCAGTGCCTTAACACATTGTAAAAagatgagtattaaaactgtcacCTGTTTATAAAGTGAAGGGCGCTACATTATGCTGTTTAGGCAGAGGTAAGGATATATTTCTAAAAAATGAATATTTTTGAAGCAGGAGTCCTCCATGCATTTCAAATAAACACATCAACTGTGCTTTATTTTATGCAGTTCATCACTAACAAAATGTACACCCATTACATTCCTTTACTATGTAACACAATAGTTTAATATTTACATTGTCTAATTTCTGTTGACAGATTTATTGGTGATTAGGTGATGTTGATGTCACACagctaaatatttttttttacaaacttaAAACTCTTAACCACTTTCTGAATAAAACCAGTTGATTTATAAAGTACCAGACTCAATATTTCTGTAGCCTATGGGATAACCACTAGAGGGCAGTCATGTATTGTCATTAGTGCACATTTGATGAAATTCTAATGCTTTTGTAGAATGAGTCTGGGATTCTTACTTGGATTCATAGAATAGTGACATTCAGGAGGTCATAAGGTCAATCATGTTGTAGCAGTCTGGTGTAATAGTTGTGCTTTCATTTACAGTTCAGTAGTGCTCTAAATGTGCAATATTTACTCAAATAATCTAAATGGTCATTTCCCATACTAATGAAAGTGTTTACCCAGGAACGGTGGGCATGACAATTTGAAAGATTTAAAACATAGCATGAAATATTGACCGTTTTTGTTTTGAAGATGTCCTCCATGCATTTCAAGTAATAAATCCAGCAAGTGTACATTGTTAGGCAAAACTGTATTTAATGTAACAtcttgtacagtattatattatatttaacCTTCAACAAGTTACATAAACATTTAGTAGATCATATTACCATTTTTCCTACACATTTTTGTCATGTTCATTTCAAGGACAACTTTGTCTGTAAAATTGACTCAGTCTTTGTACAAATCCCTCATCATTAGAAAACATTTCTTTCTAAATAAAAATTATATTATTCAATTCGGAGTAATGCAGTGTCAAACTTCGGTTGTACAACTTGTTTTTTCTGTAAAGAACTTGCTGGATAATATTGACAGCTTGACTGGTAATTTGGTGATTTTGAGAACAgttcaggctgaggagtaagtttcaAACAACTCCATGTTCTCTCCCGACAGGTATCTAGAAGTCATATTCTTCTAACTGGAGGTTGGGTTTCAAAGTGTTTTTCATTTCTTTACTCTACAATAGAATGTGGTGTAGAATCCTGTTTTTATATCAACCAGATTCTACAATATCACATTTAACATGTAGTGTTAAGATACACTATAGATGGCTGGACCAGCCAGCCAGTGGACCACAGATTACAGAATGTGGAGTCCCTGTCTGTGACGGGGGCTTGAATCTGGGAATTGAAGTTATTTGTAATTTATCAGTAATTAATTTACCTTCTGTACAATGTTTTGTAGTACAATAGCTTGTACTATATTCTTGTAACAGATCATTTGTCTTAGCATTGATGACTTGGAGTTATATACCATATACATTTACTCATAAATATGTTTGAAATTATTTTAACTCATAAAAACTATTCTGTACACATTTAGAAAACCTTGAAGGTGTGCCTCACCATTTCCAGTTCCCCCAGACAGCATTCGTATTTCCTGATCTGGGGATGCCTATCAAATGGAATCAGTAATTAGTAAAACACATTGGGCCAGTTTCCCGAACAGAGATTATGCTCAGTCCTGGACTAAGAAGCACATTCAATGGAGATTTTCCATTTCAAGTGCTTCACATTCCAAAACTAGGCATAATCTGTCTGGGAAACTGTCCCAATAAATTCAAATTTCACAGACAGAAGAAAGCACAAAGTCGTACAATGTGATGAAATATATTCATAGATTTCCAAACATACCTGTGTAGGTATTTGAgggtctataaaaaaaaaaagacagatGACCAATATTGTAATAAACATACCATGTAACCATGACGACAACAAACAGTAGTAATCTACACTATGAGAAGTAGAACATGTAGCATTCACAGAGTAAACTGAATATCACAGGCAAGGAAAACAATGAATGGTACAAATACAATTCCAGTCATCTTACCGAAGTTTTGTCTTGTTCTCACTATTTCTATTTTTCTCATAAATAAACAAACACCAGCTATGGTGGCTATCAGAAAAAAACATATGAGAACACCAGCTATGATTCCAACTATGGGAAGTGAGGCTACTCCACATTCTGAATCCGACCAAGGAGTTCCTGGTTTTATTTCCAAGAATTCACATCTGTTAAAGACATAAACAGAGGTATGTTTTCTTTATAGTTGTATTTTTATATCTTCAGGGGAATAACTTTTTGAACTAACTAATAATGTTCACACTTACTCTGTATGTGGTTGACAAGATGTTAATGAACCATCTGAATAAGTTTTACCAGGGCAGTCAGAACACACAGTATCTGTAGATGTTGTTCCTGCagaaattcatgttgaaatattaATGAAAAATTCATTTGTCCCCCCATTTATTTAATTCCATTAACTGTAATGATTGTTCACACTGAAATTAACAACTTGACTCAATTGAATTATGACAACACAATTAGTATAATGAGTGAGACAGAAGACCAACCTGTGTGACTGATGTATTGACCAGGTTTACAGCTGCTGTGTCTCTGGGCTGCTCTACAACCATCCTTAGTTGGgtctagacagtagaacccctCCAGTGTCCCACAGACAGTGTCTGATGAAGGTCTACATGGCTGCTTTACCTTCAAACCAATGCCTGGGTCACAGTTGTTTGTGCACGGTATGCATGCTGTAAGACCATTGGGTTCATCAAGGAAAGTGGAGTCGGTACAGGGGACACAGGAAGTTACTGTAAATTCTGTACAGTGTTTATGTACCCGGTTTCCTGTGGGATAGAAGGTCAGTGTCATGGATTGATTGGTATTGAAATGTATTTTCTTCATAATAATCCATATAGTATACAGAGCTGGTCCTTACCTGGAGAACACATAGGACAGCATTCAACACCTGTTCTGTACTCTGCTCTACCACATGCACTAGAGCGCTCAATGGTTAGAAGTGTCAAAATGATAGCTAGGTTCATCTGTAAATAGAGAAAAAGAACACATTACCACAGTTGAAAAATAGGGGTCACACATTGACAAAGCAGGGTTGAAGAGAGTTTGGGGTTAAGGTAGagatgagacaggaggagagttCAGATTGAAAGTTCCAAATAGAGAGAAAGCATAGTTAAGATTTCCATGTTTTGATTAATAAATGTTAGTGAAATTTACTTACTCAGATTGATTTTTTCAAAGAGGAAATATAATAATTTGCTTTTGCAAGGCCATGTCCCCTGCTGGAAGATTTGACAATGTTCAAAGACCAAACCATTTTCAAAACAAAAATGGAGTATAAAGCCAGGATGACTAAAAGGGCGCTGAATTGAGCACCATGCAGCCACTTTTTGGTAAAGATTTAGAAAGTTATAGAAATGCatgtattaatgtctacattcgtttttgaTAAGTAGCCTATATTATATTAGACACAGTAATGCATACTTATTAATTATATGACGTGAATTAAACTTGACCTATTCGTTAGTTTTTTTGTAGTAATATTACTGTCCCCACTTCAACAaagaaataataaaatacaaGTCATTTCACCATTGAAACATTTTATTGAATGTAAAaatccattcattcctatggagaaCTGTTtccaatatacagtgcattcagaaagtatgcagaccccttgactttttccacattttgctatgttacagccttattctaaaatgtattaaatagttttgtccctcaatctacacacaatactccataatgagaaagcaaaaacaggtttagatttttttgcaaatgtataattaatattatatataaataaatcattgaaatatcacattcacattcagacccattactcactactttgttgaagcacctttggcagtgattacagccttgagtcttcttgggtatgacgctacaagcttggcacgcctgtatttggagagattctcccagtcttctctgcagatcctctcaagctctgtcaggttgaatggggagcttcgtaacacagctattttcaggtctctccagagatgttcgatcaggctctggctggaccacattcagaggcttgtcctAAAGTCACTCCTGCATGGTCTTGGCAGtgagcttagggtcgttgtcctgttggaaggtgaaccttcgccacagtctgaggtcctgagcgctctggagcaggttttcatcaaggatctctctgtactttgctccattcatctttgcctcgatcctgactagtcttccagaacctgccgctgaataacatccccacagcatgatgctgccaccaccatgcttcagagttgggatggtgccaggtttccttcagaagAGAAGCTTAGCATTCAggcatttggcaaactccaagcgggctgtcattgccttttactgaggagtggcttccgtctggccactctaccttaaaggcctgattgatggagtgctgcacagatggttgtccttctggaaggttctcccatctccacagaggaactctggagctctgtcaaagtgaccatcggattcttggtcacatccctgaccaaagcccttctccccctgattgctcggtttggccgggcggctagctctaggaagagtcttggtggttccaaaattcttccatttaagaatgatggaggccactgtgttcttggggaccttcaatactgcagacattttttggtacccttccccagatctgtgcctcggcacaatcctgtctctgtgctctacggacaattccttcgacctcatggcttggtttttgctctgacatgcactgtcaactgtgagaccttatatacataggtgtgtgcctttccaaatcatgtccaatcaatttaatttaccactggaggactccaatcaagttgtaaaaacatttcaaggatgatcaatggaaacaggttgcacctgagctcaatttctagtctcatagcaaaggatctgtatacttatgtaaataaggtatcttttttcactttgtcattatggggtattgtgtttagattgatgggggaaaatattgatttaattcattttagaataaggctgtactgtaacaaaatgtggaaaaggtgaaggggtctgaacttttcaaatgcactgtacatcattGGTGTACACTCTGAGCATACTGTCTGGTGCCATTTACTGCTGTAGCGTAAAATGATGCCAAGCTACTAAGCTTACAAAACCCAAACGTTTAACTTACTATCCATATCAAGCTTTGAAACTGAGCCATGGTTCTCCAATCCTCAACATCTCAGTGGAAGAAGGTCCATCACCCTAGAATCTTAGATTTGAACAAAGAACATCCCGGTTGTCGTCAATCCTCATGTAGACCTTGAGTCACACACAAATAAAATTGGAAAAGTTTAATATCATACAATATTTCAATATTTGCCGTACATTATTTAAAACTTTAAATTAGAACTGATTATTTTTGGTTCAATGGAATTTTATCGTATATGCAATTACATTTTTCTGTGTTATGTGAACCAACATATTAAAACCCAAAAATGCTGTCTCCCATTGCCAGCAACCAAATGCCTTGTATCACAGTGATTTGTAGTACAACGGTGGTGTCATGCTGGACCATAAATGTATGCCCCTCTGTTAAAAGGGTAGATTTTTTTTACTCAccaatattttatttaacctttatttaactaggcaagtcagttaagaacaaattcttagttacaatgatggcctaggaacagtgggttaactgccttgttcaggagcagaacaacagatttttaccttgtcagctcggcgattcgatcttgcaacctttcggttactagtccaacgctctacccACTAGGTTACTTGCCGCCCCACGGCGTCCAATATAAGGACACAGTGTGGTCAAAGACTTAGTTGTAGTCACGATCTGGTTACCCGTAAgtacaaacagttatattttggggttattacatacactacattaccaatagtatgtggacacctgcctgttgaacatctcattccaaaatcatgggcattaatatggatacaatgaaattctagacgattctatgcttccaacttcGTAGCAACAgcttggagaaggccctttcctgtttcagcatgacaatgcccctgtggacaaagcgaggtccgtacagaaatTTTTTGTTGAGTTCAGTGTGGAagatcttgactggcctgcagagcactgacctcaaccccatcaaacaccttcgggatgaattggaacaccgactgcgagccaagcctaatcgcccaGCCTCACTAATCCtcgtggctgaatagaagcaagtccctgcagcaatgttccaacatctagtggaaagccttcccaaaagagtggaggcggttatagcagcaaaggggggaccaactccatattaatgcccatgattttggaataagttgttcgacgagcaggtgtccacatactttctcATGTAGagtatttcacagtggtttagatggtacaatgactctctacaccaggggttcccaaacggtttcactcaggccccccttccagcattggggaacatctcGCTCCCACGTCTATTTCTATGGACACAAGCACTGTTCGTGATAAAAATGTTCACACCCCTCTGGTTGGTGGGGAGAATTCAGCAGAATTAAAGCATATTTCCAGCAATTCTACACATCTTGTCACAGGGTGCAGAGAACATTTTGCTGTTTTAATAGGtcattttcttgcaattctatacattttgccatgtctaatgtgtattcatgtcaTCTTTGAGTgtctcaaacattacaacaaaatctatGGGCTAACAAAATCTAGCTAAAATGTTTGCTGACATGTTTCCTGATcaggacatttctgacaagttataaattgTTATGCAACGCCTGACAAGAGAAACTAAAGACGCCCTacccaatttcgaaattgcaccttcgGAATTCTAATCAGATTTATGTAATAACTCAAACTGTAAAAGCGAAGTGTCACTTTGCTTAGGGAGTTTTGATGCGTATACTAATGCAAAGCCATATGTTACATGTAGTTACGGTTATACTACTTAATGTTACCCTTTAAGCCTGTGTCTAGCTAAAACAACGCTGACCAGTCTCTTGGTGTTTGTCTTTTATTGTCTTGGCTGGACAGCGTCGTGTCCTTTAGGGCTAGCACTAACGTAAAATAACACTTTAGCTAACAGTTCATTTCGAATACGAAAATCATATTTTAAAATACAATATTACACATATTTAATCAACATTGAATATACTTTTCCTACACATGTAACAGAGCAGTCTTACCTGTTTGATTAAGTCGGACTAGTTCACACTTTTGTATTTGAACGAGATACTTTCCAGAGTTAGTGCTATTCGGGATCAGTGGAACATCCCTAACCCTTAAAGCTGCAGTATGTAGCTTTTGGGAGACCATCCAAATGTGTATATAAAATtagagttatagatctgtcattctcatttaaagcaagtctaagaagcggtagatctgttataCAGAGTATGTTCACTGTTTATATGCTTCCCATGTTTAAGTAAATGTTTAGCGTCTTATTTTCATTTTGGAAATACAATATTATTGgtaatggaaaatatatttcacagcggtttagatggtacaatgcaCTTAAGAACGTTAATCGTCCTATACAATTAACAGAGCAGTCTTTTACCTGTTGAACTCAGACTTTTTGTTCTTGAAATTGGCGAATCGCAAACAACTGACAGGTGCATACACCAGCACCTACTGTGTGAGGCCAGTCACGACCTATCTATACCGATATTTGTCTTGGCTACACAAACAACTGAACAGTGTATGCACTAAAGGAAGCAAAGCAATCTGGCCATGTactatctccacccggcacagccagaagaggactggccacccctcagagcctggttcctctctaggtttcttcctaggttcctgcctttctagggaattTCTTCCAGAGCCACCGCTCTTCTAcatctgtattgcttgctgtttggggttttaggctgggtctctgtacagcactttgtgacatcagctgatgtaaaaagggctttattaaatacatttgattgattacgTTTGATTGAAAATATTCTCTTAAGTTACCCAGAAATTTTTATAAAAGAATTCTCTACAAACCTCACTACTCCCATCACCCCACCCACTCCCCATTCCTGTCCAACTCCCCTGACCCTGTcacacaacctctccctttctaCATCACACATCTCACTAAATAATAATACGTGTCCAACTGTTTCCTAAACCGTACAGCCATTACACATTCCAGTACCATGTTTCCCTATCAATTTCAAAGATGTATCCAATCCTGTATGCTCAAATCTCATTTTACACAACATCATTTCCCCCTTACTATTTCCATTACATGAcactatttacatttaagtcatttagcagacgctcttatccagagcgacttacaaattggaaagttcatacatattcatcctggtccccccgtgggaattgaacccacaaccctggcgttgcaagcgccatgctctaccaactgagccacacgggactactACTATCTCCTGTATAGATTTCCTTGTACAATAAAAATGTCTTCCCTTACATCATCCCATTGTCTCTGCCAAAAATCTAACCCGTTTTTCAGAATTCATGTTTTATTTTTCCCCTCTACCCAACTGCACCTGTATCATTAATTTCAATACCATTTCTTTGTAAGCCCAACAACATCATTATTTCTAACCATAAATCATCACGTTCTGACTTTCCAGATCTTAAACTACACAAAACTGATGCAGTCCCAACAATATTACTACTCTTCTTGGTCGCACCTCTATCCATTTCAAACCAAAAATCAACGCAAACATTTCTGTTGAATATATAGAATAACAAATGATTTGTCTCTTGCATAGATTTGTCCTTCCTTTTCTGAATCCACTCTGGTATAGACTTAATAGACCCCAGTGTACAAAGTAATACATCTGCTTACAATCAACTGTTCCATTAATTTACAGAGATTTGATGCAAGTCCAATAGGTCTATAACTAGCAGGATGGATCTTTACCAGGTTTCACAAAAGGCAACACCACAGCATGTTTCCATCCTGATGGTAGCACTCCTGTCCTCCATATTTTGTTAAATAAACTCAATCTTTCCCCAAACTTCTGTAGGCAGATGTTTAAACATAATGTAACATAATGGATCCTCACCTGGAGCAGTACAACCACACCCCTCCAAAGCCCTCGTTATTTCAAACATGGTTAATTAAGCATCCAGCCATTCTCCAGAATAACACTTCTTATGGTATACATCTTCATGCATTCTTAGCTTTTCTTCTGTGAATCTTTTACATTCATCACTTAGATTGTCAACTTTATACACTGCTGAAAAAGCTCTTCCCAGACTGTCTGCTTTTTCTTTGTTTGAAACAGCCATAACATCTTCCTCATATAACACAGATATCTGTTCTGTCTTTCCTTTCCCCATCATCCACTTTAACCTTTTCCACACATCCCCCAGTTGTTTCCCttactatagaacaggggtactcaagtactatttgagaaggtccggtcacacacatttcctaggtggcaaaggtTCGGCTGGATAATGTAATTTATTGGAGTAGTAACCTGTGGTCTGTATTTACCCTGTTCTGGATCTGGTCCGCCAGTTGAGTACTGAAGCTATTGAAGAACAGAATTCCCACCATACATATTTCTTTGCCATTCTTAATGACTTTCCTAGCcaaagcgctctctctctctgaaagacTATCATGCTATCAAATGTCAAGTAATTCTTCAAAGTTTTAAAAGCATTATCACGATTATTGATGGCCTTAGTACATGCTTCAGTCCACCAAGGAACTATTTTTCATCTACCATCCCCAGCATCCAATATGACTGAATTCACAGATGCAGCAGTGTTTTACCGAACCTTCAAATTACATTTTTTGACTCTCCTTTTCACACAGTGTAAAAAAGATCCCACTTTGCTTTGTCAAAGCACCAATATGAAAACAGTTCCCTTTTATGAAAACACATGTTAAGACTTATGTTGCACTTGACTGGGAAGTGATCACTGTCTATTGTGGATTATTTCATCACATCCCACTCACATATACCAGCAATGGAGGACACCAATATAAGATATGAACATGACGATGTACCTCTAGTCACATTTACCCGTGTCCGCCGACCATCATTTATACAAACTAGTCCCATCCGCTCCAAAAAAATCTTCAACCACTAAACCTGTGCTATTGCTGCCCCACAAGATGTTATGTGCATTGAAATCTCCACACTTTATCTCCTTATAACCTGAACTGGATTTCGCAACTATGTCTACTTAAGAAACCGAATTGGGTTGACAAGGATTATAGTAATTAAACAACGTGATTTCACCCCCTTTTCTACAAATCTCCGCTGCCACGCATTCATGTTCTTTGATAAATGTAGCAGACCTACCACCCGAACCACCTATTCTATCCCTTCTCACAGAGAAAAACCCAGTTATAAAATAGTCCAATTGCGGTATGAACTCAGACTAACTTTTGTTTATGAGGGACTTAGCAATAACCATGGAATCTGGAATCTTTGACTGCCCTACCCTCAACTCCAAAGCTTTCATTTTTGTTTACGAGGGACTTTCCATGGTTAGTactatctgggatccttgggacgtcaaTACCCTCAACTCCAATCTTACCTAACATTAAAGCTGAAATATGTCACTTTTTGTGCAACCAGACCAAATTCGCATAGAAATTTGAGTTGTAGATCTGTCATGATCATTTAAAGCAAgtttaagaagcggtagatctgttataCAATATGTTCACTATTTATATGCTTCCCTTGCTTAAGTAAAtgttttgtgtcttttactttcagttttgaaaATACAATGTTTTCGGTTATGGAgaagatatttcacagcggtttagatggtacaatgatctCTGCACCAGGTGTTCTCAAACTTTTTAACTCTGACCCCCTTTCCAGCATTGTGGAACATCCCGCGCCCcccgtctatttctatgggcacaagctaTGGAGATACATTTGTATTTTTGTTGAGAGCAAAACGTTTTTCttttcaatcaaaaataattgttttGAAAGCAAAAACGAGGCTTCAAagtaaaaaaaattacaaatgtgtaacagtataactttatggcgtcccctcgccccaacacgggcgcaaaccagggaccctctgcacacatcaacaacagtcacccacgaagcgtcgttacccatcgctccagagaggccgcggcccttgcagagcaaggggcaacactacttctaggtttcagagcaagtgacgtaactgattgaaacgctattagcgcgtacccgctaactagctagccatttcacatccgtt
It encodes the following:
- the LOC129829568 gene encoding tumor necrosis factor receptor superfamily member 14-like isoform X1, with the protein product MAQFQSLIWIMNLAIILTLLTIERSSACGRAEYRTGVECCPMCSPGNRVHKHCTEFTVTSCVPCTDSTFLDEPNGLTACIPCTNNCDPGIGLKVKQPCRPSSDTVCGTLEGFYCLDPTKDGCRAAQRHSSCKPGQYISHTGTTSTDTVCSDCPGKTYSDGSLTSCQPHTECEFLEIKPGTPWSDSECGVASLPIVGIIAGVLICFFLIATIAGVCLFMRKIEIVRTRQNFGKMTGIVFVPFIVFLACDIQFTL
- the LOC129829568 gene encoding tumor necrosis factor receptor superfamily member 14-like isoform X2, producing MNLAIILTLLTIERSSACGRAEYRTGVECCPMCSPGNRVHKHCTEFTVTSCVPCTDSTFLDEPNGLTACIPCTNNCDPGIGLKVKQPCRPSSDTVCGTLEGFYCLDPTKDGCRAAQRHSSCKPGQYISHTGTTSTDTVCSDCPGKTYSDGSLTSCQPHTECEFLEIKPGTPWSDSECGVASLPIVGIIAGVLICFFLIATIAGVCLFMRKIEIVRTRQNFGKMTGIVFVPFIVFLACDIQFTL
- the LOC129829568 gene encoding tumor necrosis factor receptor superfamily member 14-like isoform X3, coding for MAQFQSLIWIMNLAIILTLLTIERSSACGRAEYRTGVECCPMCSPGNRVHKHCTEFTVTSCVPCTDSTFLDEPNGLTACIPCTNNCDPGIGLKVKQPCRPSSDTVCGTLEGFYCLDPTKDGCRAAQRHSSCKPGQYISHTGTTSTDTVCSDCPGKTYSDGSLTSCQPHTE